One Streptomyces sp. CNQ-509 DNA window includes the following coding sequences:
- a CDS encoding carbohydrate ABC transporter permease codes for MSSLTGLRTKRAAGRAGQYLALLAYLVFLAFPLVWLVSTAFKSPQELGKIDPTWIPREPTLENFRAAFDAQPLLRSAANSLLVAGSAALIAVALAVPAAYAMVRHRSKVTTAATGWILVSQMFPFVLIIIPLFMLLKEARMIDSLPGLILVYVVWNLPFSLWMLQGYVKAVPVSLEEAAAVDGAGRLRTLVSVVLPLLTPGLVATLMFSFVTAWNEFFFALVLLKSPENQTMSVILTQFLGAEGVVDLGPLAAAATLATIPSLLFFALLQRRLVSGMLAGAVKG; via the coding sequence ATGAGCAGCCTCACGGGTCTGCGCACCAAGCGCGCCGCCGGCCGCGCCGGGCAGTACCTCGCCCTGCTGGCCTACCTGGTCTTCCTCGCCTTCCCGCTGGTGTGGCTCGTCTCCACGGCCTTCAAGTCGCCGCAGGAGCTGGGGAAGATCGATCCCACCTGGATCCCCCGGGAACCCACCCTGGAGAACTTCCGCGCCGCCTTCGACGCCCAGCCGCTGCTGCGGTCCGCCGCCAACAGCCTCCTCGTCGCCGGCAGCGCCGCCCTCATCGCGGTGGCCCTCGCGGTGCCCGCCGCGTACGCGATGGTCCGGCACCGCTCGAAGGTCACCACGGCCGCCACCGGCTGGATCCTGGTCAGCCAGATGTTCCCGTTCGTGCTCATCATCATCCCGCTGTTCATGCTCCTCAAGGAAGCGCGGATGATCGATTCGCTGCCGGGGCTGATCCTCGTCTACGTCGTGTGGAACCTGCCCTTCTCGCTCTGGATGCTCCAGGGCTACGTCAAGGCGGTGCCCGTCTCCCTGGAGGAGGCCGCCGCCGTGGACGGCGCGGGCCGGCTGCGCACCCTCGTCAGCGTCGTGCTCCCGCTGCTCACCCCCGGCCTGGTGGCGACGCTGATGTTCTCCTTCGTCACCGCATGGAACGAGTTCTTCTTCGCCCTCGTGCTGCTCAAGTCCCCGGAGAATCAGACGATGTCGGTCATCCTCACCCAGTTCCTGGGGGCCGAGGGCGTCGTGGACCTCGGTCCGCTCGCCGCGGCCGCGACCCTCGCCACCATCCCCAGCCTGCTCTTCTTCGCGCTCCTCCAGCGCCGGCTGGTCAGCGGGATGCTCGCCGGGGCGGTGAAGGGATGA